The genome window CCTGGTTGTGGTAAGCAATGGCAGGATTGTAGCCCTGGAAGTGGATGGGGAAGAAGACTTGCCAGTTGTTGATGGTGTTCATCCGGCAGCGGTTCAGGAAGTCAACGGTGACCTCTGTCCCCACGCCGGCCACGAAGAAAAGCGTGTCCACGGGATGCTTCTTGGAGATGATGTCCATGACCTTGATTTGGGAGGGTGCATCTGTCTTAACGCTGATCCATGGGATCTTCACCTCTGCATATTTGCGCTCATACTCGGTGATCTGGGCCTTCACGGGGGCAAAAATGTCATTCTGGGTAACCTGCTGGGCCTCAAAGGGGTCATAGATGAAGAGGAAGGTGAGCACCGCATTCTCACTGGTCTCAAAGGCGGCTGCCGCATAAGCTTCCAAAAAGCGGGCAGCGTGGTCCCGGTCGTGGGCAGTCAGTGGCAGGATGACATTGATGCGGCTGGCCTCCGTCACGTAGGGCATGGGGATGATCTCCACCTCGCTGAGGGGCCGCACCAGGTGCACACGCTTGGTGATGGAGCGGCTGTGCCCCTTCTGGGTGACCACCTCCACCTGGAGGTCCAGCGTGTACTCCATGCCGCGCGTGGGGTCAAAGCGCCGGTACCCGTTCACCAGCTGCTGCTTGCGGACGTGGAGCACTGGCTGGTACTTGCGGTTCAGCTCCTCCATGGCCGTGGCCACCACGTCAGCCACATCCGCCAGGTCTGCACCACGCAGCTCACACTTGGGGGAGCCATCCACGCAGGCGTAGACCTGTTCCTCCGTGAAGTAGTCCCAGCGCAGCACCTCGAAGCGGGTTTTGGGCTGGAAGGGGGGTGGGATGCCAATGGGCCACGTGGCGCCGTGGTCCCCGTCGGCAGACAGGCTGCTGGCGTTCTGGATCTCCAGCTGCAAGAGGAGACATGGAGGAGTGAGAGCCAAGGCGGGCGCAGGTAGACCttccagctctggctgcaggcAAGCTGACTCCTGGTCCTCAGAGATCAGCCACTCCTGGCTCAAAGAGCAGTGCCAGAATAACTCTGCCTTCAGCCCGACTTCTGTCCAGCACCTCGGGTTTCCTCCGAGCAGCACCCTGAATATGGCACACCACCTCCATTGGCAGGATCCGTGccctctcccaccctgcccagccTTTGCCGGTGGACCTCAGCACCCTGCCGGCTCCATCACCCtgaaccaccaccaccacagctcCAGGAGCTGCTCTTCAGCCAGCACCACTGTCCCTGCAGCCACACAGGCTCAGCTGATCCCGTCCCACGGCAGGTTCAGGTGAGAAACCCTCATATTAGAGTGGAGGGGTGACACAGAGCGACCAGAAAGCCCACAGGGATGACAGGAGGAGCCCAGACCCTCCCAGCCAAGCCAGTGTGTcacctggagctgctggatCTCCTGGTACGTCCTCTCCAGCTCCACCTCTGCAAAGTACTTGTGCAGCCGGTACATCTGAAGGGGATCCAGCACAGGATGGACAGTGAAGGCGCTCTGGAAACGGAGGTCGGTCTCCCGCTCCGGGTCCGCGTTCTTCCCCAGCTCGAAGTAGTGGTAACGCAGGCCCTGCGCGAGCCAGGAGACAGGTCACGGCCGGCCCCAACCTGTGCTCCCACCCCACCGGTTGCCAGCACAGCAAGCTCAAAGGACAACAGGGTGCAAAGGGTGGTCCCCCAGGCCCTAGAAGCCCCtgaagaggcaggaaaacatGCTGGGCCAGGGTCAGGCTCCTGGAGGCCATCTCCACCACAGGACCTACCTCGTGCTCCTCGGCACAGTTGACGGCCGTGTAGTCAATGATGCAGCGGCCCAGCCACTCGTCGGGCCGGGCGCTGAGGATGTCATTGCGGCAGCTCtccaggtgctgctgcaggagcaggaggaggctgcgggACAGCAGGTAGCCAAAACCCCCGTAGCAGTAGCGTCCCTCGGTGTCCCCGCCGATGAATTCCTCGGGGCGACCCAGGTAGAGGTGGGTGTCGATGCTGAGGTGGGCGACCAGGCGGCTGATGCGGTGCGCCTCCGTGTAGGTATCGTCCTGCACCAGGAAGAACCAGTCGAAGTCATTCACGTAGTGGTCCAGAAGGTATCTGATGGTCTGGTACATGTTCCAGATGGGCCGCTCGTCGCTGTGCGTCACCACTGTCATGCCGTGGGGCACCTTGCGGCCCCGCGTGCCCGTGAAGTACACCAGGCGCTCCAGGCGGTGGGCTAGCGTGCGGTTGACAGCCACCCCCAGCGTGTTCAGCGTGCTCTTGGAGGTCAGCACACCCACAAAGAGCCGCTGCCGCAtccccagctctgtgctgatGTACCGGGTcctgcagaagggaaagaacATCTGGCTCCGGGGCACCGCACCCCACCTCGGCCTGCaccctccccgtccccccaaTGGCACCGACGACCTCAGTTCCTGCGCAGGAACTGTTCCCAGGCTTCAAACACATGCACAATACATCATCCCAGTGGCACCGGCTGCCGCTATGCCTAGGACAGCGGCACCGCAGAGCACTCTGCTGAGGTCCCCCCCAGCCTGAGACCACAGGGGACCCTCCCTTCCCATGAGCCGGCCAGCCCGGCTCAAACCAGAGGCTCGCAAAAGGCTGACCACAGCTAAAAGAGGGAAACAGGGCTGCACACCCCAGCTCTAGCAGGGACAGGCACCCCACcacgctgccagccccggccgggACGGCCGAGCTGGGAAGCACCTTCCCGCCGCCCCTGCCAGACACGCTGCTCCCAAGCAGGCAGGCGAGCCCGCGCCGCCCTCCCCAGGGAAGCCAGGCCCCGCTGGGGTGGCCGAAGCCAGCACGGGGCCAGCTgcgtccccctccccgccacggcccccagctgccccgctCACACAGCGACCTTCAGGGTTAATTCTCCCAGCCCGGCGCAGCGGCAGGAAGCgacccccccccggcccccagccgcCGCCTGGCACACACTGGCCCCATTCAGCCCCCTCCATCCGCCCACCGCCTCGCCGGGACAAGGAGGCCCTTTCACCGCCTGCTCCCTGTCATCCCGGGGCCACCGGCAACGGGCCGCAGCCGGCCCCGGCGCAGAGCTGGAGCTTGCAGCGCTGGGTGGGGACGTGCCACCGCGGGAGGCGGCcctgccggggcggggcggggcagggcagggcagggagcccgGCAGCACGTGCTGCAGCAGGCAAACTTtgcccagcaggcagcagtgcGGCACAGGGCTCTTCCGGGCGCTGCCgcggcaggcaggggcagggggggtaAGGAGAAGGGGGGGcgaaggggaggaagggaagcagcagggaaaggcgCTTGCAGCGAGAAAAATccggctgcagccctggctggctgCGGGGGGAAGCGCACTCTGGGGTCACCTGTAAAGCCCCCAGCACCCGCCCAGCAGGCAGGGGCGGGCAGGCAGCCGCAGGCAGCCGCCCCGCACCGGCCTGGCAGACTCACGCCCACGCCCGGGCACCCCAGGGCTCGGCCGCAGCTACTCCCACCTAAAGCCCGGTTAGCGCGGCGGCCCTTCCTCCGCCggtgccccgctccccccggcccggcccgtccGTCCCGGCCCCCCGCACCTGACGGCCTTCTTGGCGGCcctgccggggctgggcgggcggTAGGGCACGACGCGGGGCTCCCAGCTGTCGGCGCCCAGCCCGGCGGGCACGGCGTTGGGCCTGCGCGCCGCGTTGCCGTTGGCGttgccggggccggggggcggcgcggg of Ciconia boyciana chromosome 10, ASM3463844v1, whole genome shotgun sequence contains these proteins:
- the CHPF gene encoding chondroitin sulfate synthase 2, with translation MRLSLVLSVLRPAGPVAIGVSLGFTLSLLSVTWVEEPCGPPPRPAARPRPDGGPAPPPGPGNANGNAARRPNAVPAGLGADSWEPRVVPYRPPSPGRAAKKAVRTRYISTELGMRQRLFVGVLTSKSTLNTLGVAVNRTLAHRLERLVYFTGTRGRKVPHGMTVVTHSDERPIWNMYQTIRYLLDHYVNDFDWFFLVQDDTYTEAHRISRLVAHLSIDTHLYLGRPEEFIGGDTEGRYCYGGFGYLLSRSLLLLLQQHLESCRNDILSARPDEWLGRCIIDYTAVNCAEEHEGLRYHYFELGKNADPERETDLRFQSAFTVHPVLDPLQMYRLHKYFAEVELERTYQEIQQLQLEIQNASSLSADGDHGATWPIGIPPPFQPKTRFEVLRWDYFTEEQVYACVDGSPKCELRGADLADVADVVATAMEELNRKYQPVLHVRKQQLVNGYRRFDPTRGMEYTLDLQVEVVTQKGHSRSITKRVHLVRPLSEVEIIPMPYVTEASRINVILPLTAHDRDHAARFLEAYAAAAFETSENAVLTFLFIYDPFEAQQVTQNDIFAPVKAQITEYERKYAEVKIPWISVKTDAPSQIKVMDIISKKHPVDTLFFVAGVGTEVTVDFLNRCRMNTINNWQVFFPIHFQGYNPAIAYHNQVPPTTLDLLRDAGRFDRDVFHEACFYNADYMAARTRMAGDVQENEDILETLDIYDMFIKYSNLHVFRAVEPALLQHYRHQACNPRLSEEIYHRCMQSSLEGVGSRSQLAMVLFEQEQGNST